The following are encoded in a window of Clostridium thermarum genomic DNA:
- a CDS encoding methyl-accepting chemotaxis protein yields the protein MKPKSKSTSKETKFKQLFTRVGKITGGRTIRGQLISATICLLLVFSITIGTATSIVASKILTQKARENMRNSVIQIENYFSLLLDQVTNETTQLLTDKQMYPNDSNFDNIQNELFNIEIQKKLSTNVTLNKAIDHYYIVTDKMMVTDRSVIYFKEPEAIKKWKNELIDTVKGQPWQLNLDKTILNKEDSLVTNSLASFARKGVDNNFLYIVDLNFNVFKEALLNSNVSENAISYAITPKGRVISPIEDDIDIEKQQFIKDVIEHAKTSTENTFEIKGDEGLLLVSYFKSSNNWTYVTTASKAEILSSVTSTQYTIVIIAILCCIIGIIAMLIFSYRFTKELTKLSKSMEEVESGNLKVEVSSNRKDEIGSLISNFKSMVYQLKSIIAQNKDISVNINSLSVDISKISRENTLAASDVAKTISEVAAGMSNQSAEIEKSLNSFVQLSDKINNVVTSIEAITDTSLKVVELTKKGTSVADILNKTSVETKNLTHDLSEDISTLNKYTSDINMITGMLKAISAQTNLLALNASIEAARAGEAGRGFAVVAEEIRKLAGQSEASTKEIDKIIEKISSQIKRTIKSITNTEKSSDIQFKAVEQSFDMFNEINRSMEVLSSNILSISDIVDRMNRDKEQVINSIQSISSVALETTASTEEVSASTEEQLAYTEELNAMTQKLADLSENLNKAISKFKA from the coding sequence ATGAAACCTAAGAGCAAAAGCACCAGCAAAGAAACAAAGTTTAAGCAATTGTTTACGAGAGTTGGAAAAATAACCGGTGGCCGAACTATCCGTGGACAACTTATAAGTGCTACAATATGTCTTCTTCTAGTTTTTTCTATCACTATCGGAACTGCAACTTCTATAGTAGCATCAAAGATATTGACTCAAAAAGCAAGGGAAAACATGCGTAACTCCGTCATTCAAATTGAGAACTATTTTTCACTTTTGCTGGATCAAGTAACCAATGAAACAACTCAGTTACTTACAGACAAACAGATGTATCCAAATGATAGTAACTTTGACAATATTCAAAACGAGCTATTCAACATAGAAATTCAAAAGAAACTATCAACTAATGTTACCCTTAATAAGGCAATTGATCACTATTATATAGTAACAGATAAAATGATGGTAACAGATAGAAGTGTTATTTATTTTAAAGAGCCGGAAGCAATAAAGAAATGGAAAAATGAACTCATCGACACTGTAAAAGGTCAGCCCTGGCAGTTAAACTTGGACAAAACTATATTGAATAAAGAAGATTCTTTAGTTACCAATTCTTTGGCTTCATTTGCGAGAAAAGGAGTAGATAATAACTTTTTATACATAGTAGACCTTAATTTTAATGTTTTCAAAGAGGCACTTTTAAATAGCAATGTCAGTGAGAATGCAATCTCATATGCTATTACACCAAAGGGTAGAGTTATTTCACCTATTGAAGATGACATTGATATAGAAAAGCAACAGTTTATCAAGGACGTTATTGAACATGCCAAGACCAGTACTGAAAACACCTTTGAAATAAAAGGTGATGAAGGTTTGCTGTTAGTTTCATATTTTAAATCCAGCAACAATTGGACCTATGTAACAACGGCTTCAAAGGCAGAAATTCTTTCTTCAGTGACCTCAACTCAATATACTATTGTAATTATCGCTATACTCTGCTGCATTATTGGTATCATAGCAATGTTAATATTTTCTTATAGATTTACCAAGGAATTAACTAAGCTGTCAAAATCAATGGAAGAAGTTGAAAGCGGCAATCTAAAAGTAGAGGTTAGCAGCAATAGAAAAGACGAGATTGGTTCCTTGATCAGCAACTTTAAATCTATGGTATATCAATTAAAATCCATTATAGCACAAAATAAGGATATTTCTGTGAATATAAATTCATTATCTGTTGATATCTCAAAGATTTCAAGGGAAAACACCTTGGCTGCCAGTGATGTTGCTAAGACAATATCGGAAGTGGCTGCAGGAATGAGCAATCAATCAGCAGAAATAGAAAAAAGTCTTAATTCATTTGTACAATTATCAGATAAGATTAACAATGTTGTAACCTCCATAGAAGCAATTACAGATACTTCCCTGAAGGTAGTTGAATTGACTAAGAAGGGTACTTCTGTTGCAGATATTTTAAATAAAACATCAGTTGAAACAAAGAACCTAACTCATGACTTATCTGAAGACATAAGCACATTGAATAAATACACCTCTGACATAAATATGATTACCGGCATGCTTAAAGCTATCTCTGCCCAAACAAACTTATTGGCCTTAAACGCTTCAATAGAAGCTGCCAGGGCCGGTGAAGCCGGTAGAGGCTTTGCGGTGGTTGCTGAAGAAATAAGAAAGTTAGCAGGTCAGTCAGAAGCTTCAACAAAAGAAATTGATAAGATCATTGAGAAAATTTCTTCTCAGATCAAAAGGACAATAAAATCAATTACAAATACAGAAAAGTCCTCTGACATTCAGTTTAAAGCAGTGGAGCAATCCTTTGATATGTTTAACGAAATAAACCGATCAATGGAGGTTCTATCATCAAACATCTTAAGTATATCGGATATTGTTGATAGGATGAATAGGGATAAGGAGCAAGTTATAAATAGTATACAGTCTATATCCTCTGTAGCTTTAGAGACAACTGCTTCTACTGAGGAAGTATCTGCTTCAACAGAAGAACAATTGGCTTATACAGAAGAGCTTAATGCTATGACCCAGAAGCTGGCAGACTTATCTGAAAATCTGAACAAGGCTATAAGTAAATTTAAAGCCTAA
- a CDS encoding methyl-accepting chemotaxis protein — protein MRKKSKVKTIKTQSINKEVVKLLVLAVVLPFALIMIVNIYSLNKFVRDDFKKLLNSHTDRIFDTVNSLYNTNSELVDLLSRDPNVKNFNGDANSLYLLKNNLQNVIVTHNSIMSSSLGTEQGLLISIPEHRDNSSSNPKELDWYKLAVENSGKVVVSSPYQSNGAYKGYVITFAKTISNATGKLVGVASIDVKFSSVIDALSSVQLGSNGLAMAVDNSGTIIGHKDSNLIGQNKQQLPWLNDILSKEGKETVATIDGESYIVFKSLNSETGITVMGILPMQEILDKVISALLLSIIVIIISIIIAALIGYILGKKLTSPIRILVKTLNRIKEGDYSHRVDVSQLRNTEALLIANAVNSLAGSINVMMENLESTSKDVKESSDSLLEITKSFSSANVEISTAIEQVAASSVDQAQILNQGVTLSSELGLEVEQSLLSSESMLQAASQTQNFAVDGLKNIASLTETFKENYEANKVVMSESQTLVKKASEISFITNAIKAITEQTNLLALNASIEAARAGEAGRGFAVVADEIRKLAEQSSKSAEEINKVITHINNSILLLQRHLGDSNRLYEITGEHVKQTSEGFSSINNSISLLKENVIVVADSLKKIHEKKSELLDTIVKCASISQENAATTEQVSVSAEEQNSGLQDILEDCEKLNNLAEKLNKLMDTTGKSE, from the coding sequence ATGAGAAAAAAAAGTAAAGTAAAAACCATTAAAACGCAGTCAATAAATAAAGAAGTAGTAAAACTTTTAGTCCTAGCTGTAGTGTTACCTTTTGCTCTAATTATGATCGTTAATATTTATTCACTAAATAAATTTGTACGAGATGATTTTAAGAAGCTGTTAAATAGCCATACTGATAGAATTTTTGATACGGTAAATAGCCTATATAATACCAATTCTGAATTAGTTGATTTATTATCAAGAGACCCAAATGTAAAGAATTTTAACGGAGATGCTAATAGCTTGTACTTATTGAAAAATAACCTGCAAAATGTAATAGTAACTCATAATTCAATTATGAGTTCGTCTTTAGGCACAGAGCAAGGCCTGCTTATTTCTATTCCTGAACATAGAGACAATAGCTCTAGTAATCCTAAAGAGTTAGATTGGTACAAGCTTGCAGTGGAAAATTCCGGTAAAGTTGTAGTGTCTAGTCCCTATCAAAGTAACGGTGCCTATAAAGGTTATGTAATAACCTTTGCAAAAACTATCAGTAACGCAACGGGCAAACTGGTAGGTGTAGCTTCAATTGATGTTAAATTCTCCAGTGTAATTGATGCTCTTTCTTCAGTGCAGCTTGGATCCAATGGGTTAGCTATGGCTGTAGATAACAGTGGTACTATTATTGGGCATAAGGATTCTAATTTAATTGGACAAAATAAACAGCAGCTACCTTGGTTAAATGATATATTATCTAAGGAAGGAAAAGAAACTGTGGCCACCATAGACGGTGAGAGCTATATAGTATTCAAAAGTTTAAATAGCGAAACCGGTATAACAGTTATGGGAATACTGCCTATGCAGGAAATACTGGATAAGGTTATCTCAGCCTTACTCCTATCAATTATAGTAATTATTATATCTATAATAATAGCAGCTCTGATTGGATATATATTAGGAAAGAAGTTAACCTCACCTATACGTATCTTGGTTAAGACACTTAATAGGATTAAAGAGGGTGACTATTCTCATAGGGTTGATGTATCCCAGCTAAGAAATACAGAAGCATTACTTATTGCCAATGCTGTAAATAGCCTTGCTGGTTCCATTAATGTAATGATGGAAAACCTGGAGTCTACTTCCAAGGACGTGAAGGAGTCTTCAGACTCATTATTAGAAATAACAAAGAGCTTTAGTTCCGCAAATGTCGAAATTTCCACTGCTATTGAACAGGTAGCTGCAAGTTCCGTAGATCAGGCTCAAATTCTGAATCAAGGCGTAACCTTATCTTCGGAACTTGGTTTAGAAGTGGAACAATCTCTTTTAAGCTCTGAAAGCATGCTGCAGGCTGCAAGTCAAACACAAAATTTTGCGGTTGATGGCTTGAAAAATATAGCAAGCTTAACAGAAACCTTTAAAGAAAACTATGAAGCCAATAAAGTTGTTATGTCGGAGTCACAGACTTTAGTTAAAAAGGCCTCAGAGATCAGTTTCATCACCAATGCAATCAAAGCAATTACTGAGCAGACAAATCTGTTGGCACTAAATGCCAGCATTGAAGCTGCCAGAGCGGGTGAAGCCGGAAGAGGCTTTGCAGTAGTAGCTGATGAAATAAGAAAACTTGCAGAACAATCTTCAAAATCTGCTGAAGAAATTAATAAGGTTATAACTCATATTAACAATAGTATCCTGCTATTGCAGCGCCACTTAGGGGATTCCAACAGGCTCTATGAAATAACCGGAGAGCACGTGAAGCAGACCAGTGAAGGTTTCTCCAGCATCAATAACTCTATTAGTCTGCTAAAAGAGAATGTTATTGTGGTTGCAGATTCCTTAAAGAAAATCCATGAGAAAAAGTCAGAACTTCTTGATACCATAGTTAAATGTGCTTCTATTTCTCAGGAAAATGCAGCTACCACAGAGCAGGTTAGTGTTTCTGCAGAAGAACAAAACTCCGGTCTGCAAGACATATTGGAGGATTGCGAAAAGCTAAACAACCTGGCTGAAAAACTGAACAAATTAATGGATACTACAGGGAAGTCTGAGTAA
- a CDS encoding MarR family winged helix-turn-helix transcriptional regulator has product MEEKNKGIIVVKTINRVMHYIKHNLEHHFKGINLTAPQGMLIGILAKHGEMKVSDLSVELGLSNSTVSGIIDRLEKQGLVERTRSEEDRRVVYVSVTEETKKNTEEHFKCVEKEFEAMVSEATPEELDEILKGLAVLERVLHRKQEKWETEQNKIKQKE; this is encoded by the coding sequence TTGGAGGAAAAAAATAAAGGTATTATTGTAGTCAAAACAATAAACAGAGTCATGCATTATATTAAACATAATTTGGAGCACCACTTTAAGGGAATAAACCTAACTGCACCGCAAGGAATGCTCATAGGAATTTTAGCAAAGCATGGAGAAATGAAAGTCAGTGACTTAAGCGTAGAGCTAGGTCTTTCAAACAGCACCGTATCCGGTATTATTGATAGGCTGGAAAAGCAGGGACTGGTTGAAAGAACCCGCAGTGAGGAAGATAGACGAGTTGTTTATGTCAGTGTAACAGAGGAGACAAAAAAGAATACGGAAGAACATTTCAAATGTGTAGAGAAGGAGTTTGAAGCAATGGTCAGTGAGGCTACCCCTGAAGAACTGGACGAAATACTAAAAGGCCTTGCAGTGCTGGAAAGAGTCCTGCACAGAAAACAAGAAAAATGGGAAACTGAGCAAAATAAAATCAAGCAGAAGGAGTGA
- a CDS encoding MFS transporter — MQLSLANKFRKIKKSDNNMLLFAFEGVLITLINNLINNNNNLFATRLGASDFQLSLLITIPQIVGMLVLIPGSILTDRMINKRRMVILSLSALVCVYGAIGFVPMLGNYSFTAFLILLAISVGPMTMYNTSWQAYFSDVIPINRRNQTFTLRTKWTFLVGVATPLVTGFLLACAPTVSGKVILHQSFFWASCVFLLLQITTLKRISGGNSQAQSGSIGLKDLKVAALDMLHNKKLLGFIGVSLFFHMAWQSDWTMYYIGQVNYLKLNEAWLSYVIVGGAAVQFLTVGFWSRINERYGVRFSIIFGGFGLCLFPLNMILSTSLPAHIGPTVFLVMGTLANFAFATVSLNLMQCLLQVVPEKNKTLSIAIYALLIALSNAVMPMAGVRLYTSLGANLNALRITFTIIFIARIVAAGLWTLRWWLLRSDPK, encoded by the coding sequence ATGCAATTAAGTTTAGCAAATAAATTCAGAAAAATAAAGAAAAGTGACAACAATATGCTTCTCTTCGCTTTCGAAGGAGTTCTTATTACATTAATTAATAATTTAATCAATAACAACAATAATCTTTTCGCAACCAGACTTGGAGCAAGTGATTTTCAGTTAAGCCTTCTCATTACTATACCTCAGATAGTAGGAATGCTGGTTCTGATTCCCGGCAGTATTTTAACAGACCGGATGATAAATAAAAGAAGGATGGTTATTCTTTCTCTTTCTGCCCTTGTCTGTGTCTATGGTGCAATAGGCTTTGTACCAATGTTAGGCAACTATAGCTTTACTGCATTTTTGATACTATTGGCAATATCCGTAGGTCCCATGACCATGTATAATACCTCCTGGCAGGCCTACTTTTCAGATGTCATACCAATTAACAGGAGAAATCAGACCTTTACTCTACGTACAAAGTGGACTTTTCTGGTTGGAGTAGCTACACCCTTGGTCACCGGTTTTCTACTTGCTTGTGCACCAACGGTTTCCGGAAAAGTTATATTACACCAAAGTTTCTTTTGGGCTAGTTGTGTATTTCTTCTTCTGCAAATAACCACCCTAAAGAGAATCTCCGGTGGTAATTCACAAGCTCAAAGCGGAAGTATTGGGCTTAAAGATTTGAAAGTTGCTGCTTTAGACATGCTTCATAATAAGAAACTATTAGGCTTCATTGGAGTATCCCTATTTTTTCACATGGCCTGGCAATCTGATTGGACAATGTATTACATTGGACAAGTAAACTATTTAAAGCTTAATGAAGCTTGGTTAAGTTATGTAATAGTTGGTGGAGCTGCAGTACAGTTTCTTACCGTAGGCTTTTGGAGCCGGATAAATGAGCGTTATGGAGTTAGGTTTTCCATAATCTTTGGAGGTTTCGGCCTATGTTTGTTTCCTTTAAACATGATTTTGTCTACAAGTTTGCCTGCCCACATAGGACCTACTGTATTTCTTGTGATGGGAACTCTTGCTAACTTTGCTTTTGCAACGGTTTCTCTAAATCTAATGCAGTGCCTGCTTCAGGTAGTGCCTGAGAAAAACAAGACCTTGAGTATTGCCATTTATGCTTTGCTTATTGCACTTTCCAATGCAGTGATGCCTATGGCTGGTGTTAGGCTTTATACTTCCTTGGGAGCTAACCTGAATGCACTTCGCATCACATTTACTATAATATTTATTGCCAGAATTGTAGCAGCAGGATTATGGACCTTACGTTGGTGGTTGCTCCGCAGTGATCCCAAGTAG
- a CDS encoding ABC transporter ATP-binding protein: protein MFKLGKYLKPFIGLIIAAIFLLFVQAMCDLALPDYLSSIVNKGIQQGGIESAVPEAIRKSQMDKIVLFMNSNDKEEVLGNYELIDKSGENYDKYVKRYPALENEPVYVLKNLDEEQIDRLNAVMGKSILTVYGIQEIQKTAIEKGQDIEFNGVKIPNNTDLLALLSQRTEEERLAIADSASETYTALGESMIVQAAAGAVRAEYKAIGMNTDKIQTRYILKTGVYMLLISLLSAAAIVAVGFLSSRTAAGLARNLRSKVFNKVQSFSNTEMDKFSTASLITRTTNDINQIQMFIVIMIRMVFYAPIIGIGGVIRATAKSSSMSWIIAVAVTALLLLIITVISAALPKFKAIQKLIDRLNLVTRENLSGMMVIRAFNTQKFEEKRFDKANRDLTKTSLFVNRVMVVMLPIMMMIMNGVSLLIVWVGAHQIEQSSMQVGDMMAFMLYAMQILFAFLMMSFMFILIPRASVAAQRIAEVLETKNVIEDPKRPKSFDMQQKGVVEFRNVSFRYPGAEEDVIKNISFKALPGQTTAFIGATGAGKTTLINLIPRFYDVKEGQVLVDGADVREVNQKELRDKIGYVPQKGFLFSGTIESNLKYANENATEEDLATAAEIAQAMEFIEDKEDKFQSEISQAGTNVSGGQKQRLAIARALMKKPEIYIFDDSFSALDFRTDAALRKALKEKTASSTVIIVAQRISTIKNAEQIVVLDEGKMVGIGTHKELMETCATYREIALSQLSKEELA from the coding sequence ATGTTTAAACTGGGTAAGTACTTAAAACCATTTATTGGTCTAATAATAGCTGCAATATTCTTATTGTTTGTACAGGCCATGTGTGACCTAGCTCTTCCGGACTATCTGTCTAGTATTGTAAATAAAGGTATACAGCAGGGAGGTATTGAGTCCGCCGTACCTGAAGCTATAAGAAAGAGCCAAATGGATAAGATAGTTTTATTTATGAATAGCAATGATAAGGAAGAAGTTTTAGGTAATTATGAACTAATAGATAAATCCGGTGAAAATTACGACAAGTATGTTAAGCGCTATCCAGCATTGGAAAATGAACCTGTTTATGTACTTAAGAATCTAGATGAAGAACAAATAGATAGACTAAATGCAGTGATGGGTAAGTCCATACTTACGGTTTATGGTATACAAGAAATACAAAAGACCGCCATTGAAAAAGGACAAGATATAGAATTTAATGGGGTAAAGATACCCAATAATACAGACTTACTTGCCTTACTTTCACAACGTACTGAAGAGGAAAGACTGGCTATAGCAGATAGTGCCAGCGAGACTTATACTGCCCTTGGGGAAAGCATGATTGTCCAGGCAGCTGCCGGAGCAGTTAGAGCTGAATATAAAGCCATAGGCATGAATACAGATAAAATACAAACCAGGTATATTTTAAAAACAGGAGTATACATGCTGCTAATATCCTTGCTGAGCGCTGCCGCCATAGTAGCGGTAGGTTTCCTCTCCTCCAGGACAGCAGCAGGGCTTGCAAGAAACTTAAGAAGTAAAGTATTTAACAAAGTTCAAAGCTTCTCAAATACGGAGATGGATAAGTTCTCCACAGCCTCATTGATTACAAGGACAACAAATGACATTAATCAAATACAAATGTTTATTGTCATTATGATAAGAATGGTTTTTTACGCCCCTATAATAGGTATTGGAGGAGTAATAAGAGCTACAGCTAAAAGTTCTTCTATGTCATGGATTATTGCTGTGGCTGTAACAGCTTTGCTGCTACTGATAATAACAGTAATATCAGCAGCATTACCTAAATTTAAAGCTATTCAGAAACTTATTGATAGGCTTAATCTTGTAACCCGTGAAAATCTTTCTGGTATGATGGTTATCAGAGCCTTTAATACACAGAAGTTTGAAGAAAAACGGTTTGACAAGGCCAATAGGGACCTTACTAAAACAAGCCTTTTCGTAAATAGGGTAATGGTAGTTATGTTGCCAATTATGATGATGATAATGAATGGTGTTTCACTGCTTATTGTGTGGGTAGGAGCCCATCAAATAGAGCAATCCAGTATGCAGGTAGGAGACATGATGGCCTTCATGCTGTACGCCATGCAGATTTTATTTGCCTTCTTAATGATGTCATTCATGTTTATTTTGATTCCAAGAGCTTCTGTAGCAGCTCAACGTATAGCTGAAGTTCTGGAAACAAAGAACGTAATTGAGGACCCCAAAAGACCCAAAAGCTTCGATATGCAGCAAAAGGGAGTGGTTGAATTTAGGAATGTATCCTTCAGATACCCTGGTGCTGAGGAAGATGTTATAAAGAATATAAGTTTTAAGGCTCTCCCTGGACAGACCACTGCCTTTATTGGTGCCACCGGTGCCGGCAAGACTACCCTTATTAACTTGATACCGCGTTTTTATGATGTTAAAGAAGGCCAGGTACTTGTTGATGGGGCTGATGTGCGAGAAGTAAATCAAAAGGAGCTGAGAGATAAAATCGGATATGTACCTCAAAAGGGGTTCCTATTCAGCGGTACCATTGAAAGTAATCTAAAGTATGCGAACGAAAATGCCACAGAAGAAGATTTGGCTACTGCAGCAGAGATTGCTCAAGCCATGGAGTTCATTGAAGACAAGGAGGATAAATTTCAATCTGAGATTTCTCAGGCTGGAACTAATGTTTCTGGTGGACAAAAACAAAGGTTGGCTATTGCAAGAGCTTTAATGAAAAAGCCGGAAATTTATATTTTCGATGACAGTTTTTCAGCTTTGGATTTTAGGACAGACGCAGCTTTAAGAAAAGCTCTGAAAGAAAAAACAGCCTCCAGTACAGTAATTATCGTTGCACAGCGTATTTCAACAATTAAAAATGCTGAACAGATAGTAGTTCTTGATGAAGGTAAAATGGTTGGAATAGGTACTCATAAAGAACTTATGGAAACCTGTGCAACCTATAGAGAAATTGCCCTATCACAGCTTTCAAAGGAGGAATTGGCATGA
- a CDS encoding ABC transporter ATP-binding protein, with translation MSEQNKAAKIRRTQRPGAGHGPMGMMGGGEKAKDFKGTMKKLLAYLNVYKLSIIIVLIFAAVSAALSVAGPKILGNVTTEIFNGILRKIKGEGGIDFTYIRNIMLILLAIYLVSSLFSYIQGWVMSNVSMKVSYNLRKELSEKINRMPLKYFDGTNHGEVLSRITNDVDTLSQTLNQSLSQIITSVTTLVGVFVMMLTISWQLTLVTGLILPLSMVLIMTIAKKSQKYFKQQQDYLGHVNGHVEEMYGGHLVVKAFNGEKKSIEKFDELNGKLYATAWKSQFLTSIMMPLMNFVGNLGYVAICILGGYMAAKGRIPVGDIQAFIQYVRQFTQPISQIANISNVLQQTAASAERVFEFLAEEEEVPEAANPVKLENVNGNVEFKNVHFGYNPDTIIVNDFSAKVRSGQRVAIVGPTGAGKTTMVKLLMRFYDVNEGAILIDGYDIREFTRGDLRSMFGMVLQDTWLYNATIMENIRYGRLDATDEEVIKAAKAAHVDSFVHTLPGGYNMVLNEDATNISQGQKQLLTIARAILADPKILILDEATSSVDTRTEVQIQKAMNNLMKNRTSFIIAHRLSTIRDADLILVMQHGDIVEQGNHEELLAKGGVYASLYNSQFETAS, from the coding sequence ATGAGCGAGCAGAATAAGGCGGCAAAAATTAGGCGGACCCAAAGACCTGGGGCAGGTCATGGACCCATGGGCATGATGGGCGGAGGGGAAAAGGCTAAAGACTTTAAAGGTACCATGAAAAAGTTATTGGCTTACTTAAATGTTTATAAACTTTCCATTATAATAGTTTTAATATTTGCGGCAGTTAGTGCGGCTCTTTCAGTAGCAGGTCCTAAGATTTTAGGTAATGTAACCACTGAGATATTTAATGGTATTCTTAGAAAGATAAAAGGGGAAGGCGGCATAGACTTCACCTATATCAGAAATATAATGCTAATATTACTAGCTATATATTTAGTTAGTTCACTGTTTTCATATATACAAGGATGGGTTATGTCAAATGTATCTATGAAAGTAAGCTACAATCTCAGAAAAGAACTTTCTGAAAAGATTAACAGAATGCCTCTAAAGTATTTTGACGGCACTAATCATGGTGAAGTATTATCCCGTATAACCAATGATGTGGATACATTGAGCCAAACACTTAATCAAAGTTTAAGCCAGATCATTACGTCAGTGACCACCTTGGTAGGAGTTTTTGTAATGATGCTGACAATAAGCTGGCAGCTGACGCTTGTAACAGGTTTAATACTTCCCTTATCAATGGTGCTGATAATGACTATTGCAAAAAAATCACAGAAGTATTTTAAGCAGCAGCAGGATTACTTAGGGCATGTAAACGGCCATGTGGAAGAAATGTACGGCGGACATCTGGTAGTAAAAGCTTTCAACGGTGAAAAGAAGAGCATTGAAAAGTTTGATGAACTGAATGGAAAACTATATGCAACAGCGTGGAAATCACAATTTTTAACAAGTATTATGATGCCTCTTATGAATTTTGTTGGGAACCTAGGCTATGTAGCAATATGTATTTTAGGCGGATATATGGCTGCAAAGGGAAGAATCCCTGTAGGTGATATTCAAGCCTTCATACAATATGTTCGACAATTTACACAGCCTATTTCACAAATTGCCAATATATCAAACGTACTTCAGCAAACTGCTGCTTCTGCAGAGCGTGTATTTGAGTTCCTGGCAGAAGAGGAAGAGGTTCCTGAGGCAGCTAACCCTGTTAAACTTGAAAATGTTAACGGTAATGTAGAATTCAAGAATGTTCACTTTGGTTACAATCCGGATACCATCATAGTAAATGACTTCTCTGCAAAAGTTCGTTCAGGTCAAAGAGTTGCTATAGTTGGTCCGACCGGAGCAGGTAAGACTACTATGGTTAAGCTGCTGATGCGTTTTTATGATGTAAATGAAGGGGCTATATTGATTGATGGATATGACATAAGAGAATTTACACGCGGAGATCTCCGCTCAATGTTTGGTATGGTACTACAGGATACTTGGTTATATAATGCCACAATTATGGAAAACATCCGATATGGCAGACTTGATGCTACTGATGAAGAGGTTATAAAGGCAGCTAAGGCGGCCCATGTTGATAGTTTTGTACACACACTTCCGGGCGGGTATAATATGGTGCTCAATGAAGATGCAACCAATATATCTCAAGGGCAGAAACAGTTGTTAACCATCGCAAGAGCAATTTTAGCTGATCCTAAGATACTGATTCTCGACGAAGCAACTAGCTCTGTGGATACCCGTACAGAAGTACAAATTCAGAAGGCAATGAACAACTTAATGAAGAATAGAACCAGCTTTATCATAGCTCACAGACTGTCAACCATAAGAGATGCAGACTTAATACTGGTAATGCAGCATGGAGATATAGTAGAACAAGGTAATCATGAGGAGCTTCTGGCAAAGGGCGGCGTTTATGCAAGCCTCTATAACAGCCAGTTTGAAACAGCAAGCTAA